The following proteins are co-located in the Mus pahari chromosome 14, PAHARI_EIJ_v1.1, whole genome shotgun sequence genome:
- the Cygb gene encoding cytoglobin — MEKVPGDMEIERRERSEELSEAERKAVQATWARLYANCEDVGVAILVRFFVNFPSAKQYFSQFRHMEDPLEMERSPQLRKHACRVMGALNTVVENLHDPDKVSSVLALVGKAHALKHKVEPMYFKILSGVILEVIAEEFANDFPVETQKAWAKLRGLIYSHVTAAYKEVGWVQQVPNTTIPPATLPSSGP; from the exons ATGGAGAAAGTGCCGGGCGACATGGAGATAGAGCGTAGGGAGAGGAGCGAGGAGCTGTCCGAGGCGGAGAGGAAGGCGGTTCAGGCTACGTGGGCCCGGCTGTATGCCAACTGCGAGGACGTGGGGGTGGCCATCCTGGTGAG gttctTTGTGAACTTCCCGTCAGCCAAGCAGTACTTCAGCCAGTTTAGACACATGGAGGATCCCTTGGAGATGGAGAGGAGCCCCCAGCTGCGGAAGCACGCCTGCCGGGTCATGGGGGCCCTCAACACGGTCGTGGAGAACCTGCATGATCCGGACAAGGTCTCCTCTGTGCTCGCCCTGGTTGGCAAGGCCCACGCCCTCAAGCACAAGGTGGAGCCTATGTACTTTAAG ATTCTCTCCGGGGTCATCCTGGAGGTGATCGCCGAGGAGTTTGCCAATGACTTCCCTGTGGAGACGCAGAAAGCCTGGGCCAAACTTCGAGGTCTCATCTACAGCCACGTGACCGCGGCCTACAAGGAAGTGGGCTGGGTACAGCAGGTCCCCAACACCACCAT CCCACCAGCCACTCTGCCCTCTTCAGGGCCGTAA